The segment CGAAGTGTTGTAGTGTCAAATTTTAGGGGTTTGACTTTTGGGTAaccagggttttttttttttttttttaattaatattagtatttttttttaatttttttaaatgatttcttttatttttgtttgaaatttttaaaatgtacCTACAGTTCTACGTTTatctatggaaaaaaaaaaaaaaaaaaaaagttcctacCTACatttacaatataatttttaaatttatatacttttttttttagaatactaagtattcgTTTGGATACGCATTTGCAGATCCACGGAGAGGGGAGAAGTTTTTTAAACAGACACACGTGGAGAGGGGAGAAGTTTTTTTACAGAAATTTACTTTCcacagagagagaagagaatgttttttaaagaaatttacagtggtgtatatccaaattGGCATAACTTTTGGATACACAGTACAGGCTTTAAACCTCTTaaactcacactcattttccaatgtagGATTAACCCActgtattttcttttaagaatactaagtatttttaacacacacacgggGAGAAGGTTtttctatactatatataagagaattCCACCTTTTGAACTGAACTTTTATGTTGTTCAAAAATACTCACATTAATGAAAGATAACTTTTCTTAGAAATAAAGTCATAAATGTCAATTAACatatttcattttgattttaaaaggagaattcctaaaatttatccttttttgttttccttcacttataaaaatttatccttttttattcatttttcatctgaataaaattaaaatactcccaatgtttaaaaaaaaattaaaaataaaaaactaaaagcattctcaaaatttagcattttttccccctcacattcatcttatttttatataagaaattcattgctatataaaaaaaatattaaagagcCTCTAAACACGTGCAACGCACGAACTTAAATGCTAGTATTAATATAATGAGCTTTTTCAAATATTGTTAGGAGtataaatttgttaaaacaTCTAAAATAATAGGAGAATATCTACCTAATGTTTAAAGATtgctaatttttacattataatttatttattcttatattaattaatttattaaaataattatgttaaaatgcaaaacataTCCTCTAAATTTGACCAATTCAGTtgaagaatttatttattttcatattaattaatatattaaaataattaggctaaaaatgctaaatataCTCTCTAAATCTcaccaaaattcattttagttaTCTAACCTCACTTttgttaaattgattttttaaattttcaagtttattcaattaaagtttTCTGTCACTCCCATTAAAGAATTACCGTTAGTTTTGACcttcccttaaaaaataaaaacaaaaaattaataaagattaatttccttgaaaaaaaattattttgaaagttTCTATCAAATTAATGGAAATAAACGGAAGAACATCAAAAAAATCCAGCAAACTTTCCCGGAAAACGaacagaataaaataataataataataataatagagaagaaaaagaacttaTAGTTCACTAATTTTCCTTCCAAATCTTGGCATTATCATCCACAAACACAATCACTAAATAAAAACCATCAGTCCAATTAAAATCTCCTCCCAAACTGCAAAAGCTATGGTATTGTGGAtcaaagagagaagacagagtGAGCGAGAGATCGATTGAGAATGTCACCACTGTGGAAGAAGAGCTCGACGTGGAGGTGGCTGGTGCGGAGGAGAAAGGAGTTGAAGCCTTTCTTCATAACCTGAGCTGGAAAGCCCCGATTCTCTCGTAcacttctcttctctctcactcaaCAAATCAATCAGTTTTTCCTATCAAAGCCGAACCTGTCAAGGAATTGAAACCCCTAAAGGTTGTTTCATTTCCATTGAATTGTGTCTAAATTAGTCTCATCCATCAATGTGGCACGCTTTATATATGGGAAATTATCACTATTATGGTCCAAAAggcatatttgatatttcacatCTTTAACAATAACCCATCCAACTCATAACAATAGAGAATCTTTCAGATTACATATGCATCCTAGGAAAAGACAAGTGCAAAGAATTTACTGGTGCTAGCAAACAGCAGAATATgattaaaacttgaaaatacCCCCGTTTCCCAGTGAGCCAACACGATCATCCTCTTTTTAAAACTGATTGAAGCATATTATCAACTGggaaagaacacaaaattacCAATCATGTAAATTGTCGTCTGATATATGTGTCTTCATGTACAAAAACAGGATCTTGAGTACTGCTCTGTGCCAGCCCTGGTGGGATCTGAGGCTGTCCCATAGCTATGCCTCCTTGATTAGGAGTAGAAGGATTGCCCCATAGACTGTCACCGTTCTTTGCCGAAGTTAAGGTGAGATAATAGATAATACCAAGAGCCACACTTGCAAGGGACAACATGGCACCTCCAGCAAAGACTCCGGGTTTCACAACATAGCAATAGTAGTTGAAGTACGCACTTTCGTCACCATGTTGATCATTGAGTGCAGCACCGGTAAGCAACAGAAGAAACGCTATGACAAATGTAAACCTACTCAAGTGTCAAATAGACTAAATCAATTGGAAACCAATACCAAATGAActgcaaaaaacaaaacaaaacaacacgcacacacccaaaaaaaacaagGAATCAACAAAAACGAAAGGCAACAGTAAATGGTGAAATAATTATGGATGCTGTAAAAAGAAGGCAGAAAATGGAGATTGTGGTACAAGTAGTAAAAATACTTCTTGTGTTCCACATGAAAGGTCTTTTAGTATCCAGAAAGGTCTCAAATGCAGTTTACTAAATTTCCATTAAATGTAGTCAATAGACACCATTGAGGGTTTACAacgattttgaaaatataatacGAGAGGAATTAAGAACTCTGATTCagtgattctaatttgaaaccACCCTACTAAAAGTAAGGGATCTATGTAATTTTCCCAATAAAAAATGTAGCAACTTAAAACGTCAATTTGTCAATCTACTTCAATGCACTCCTTGAAGTCCGGGTTTTGGCACCcgaaaaataataaacaagcCACATTTCTTTGTACTCTTAACAGGTTGGTCACAAAAGGGGCACATGGGAGCTGAAGGGTCACTAAACCCAGTTGAGGAAAAACAGAACACACATGACTATAAGAAAAGTCTTACATTTAGCAGGAAAAAAATGTAGCACACGTGTTGATTCAGCAAGTGAGAATTCTAAGCACACATTCATATTTTAGAAGGCGGCAATACGAAAAAAGAAACGTTATAAGCAAGAAGtatgactcaataaaaattgatttgactTTATGTTGGACATATTTATGAATTGTGTATTTTTTACCATATTTAAGAAAACTAAAACATGGATTATAGTTACTTTATACTCTTAAGAGTGCGGTTGGTATCCTCTTTTCTaagcaattttattttcttaaatcctCGTCTCACCTTTTAGCAAATGAACtagctttttcaaaaataaactaacttatttgcttaaagccacttttttctcacattttagcAGATAAACCATCAGAAAATAGAGGATGTCAAACTCAAACTAAATATGTGCTTCATTACTCTCTATTGTTGCTTGAATATTAGATTATATATGTGATGAACTACCACTTATTCAAAAGCTTAAGTTAATAGGAAAGCataaatttaatcacttaaccatgactctaaccattttttaaacttatttgaGACTTGTTATTAATCTTCTAGACACACAAGTGTATATTTATCGACCATTTAATTAATGTATCCTAGCTTAACTAGTATCCTAGTATTTCAAGAATTATCATATTATACCATATCCATATACATATTGCATCTGTGTATCATGTCAGTATTGATGCTTTGTAGATCATAACCATCTTAATTCAGACACTAATAGTCCTCATtaacaataagttttcaaagGATAAGgaaaaaatcaatcaaacagGAATGAAAGTTTTATCAGCAAGTAGTGAATGAAACATACCAGGAAACAACAAAGCAGATCAGCGCTACAGTCCAATTAGAGTTAGAAGGATGAGGATTTCTTTTGCAACAAATACACCCAGTTGaaacatttataattatttgaGCAATCATAAGAGATAATGCTGAAGTTAAACCAAGAGCCATAGCTGGACTTCGAGGGTATACACATTCAGAAATAGCAGTGACCTGAACCTGAGAACTCTGGAAATAAAAGAACATTTCAGCAATGCTTTCATCATGATCACTGTAGACAAGGAATAATAGTGATTATGCACAAAAAATCTGAAGACAAAATGGGAGGCACTCAGCATCAATTTCCAGATGCCCATTTATGCAGGCATGATTTGATAAAAGGTCCTGCTAATTTACCTGCCTTTTGAGAACATTAGCAGTGCTCCTGTACTCCCGTTTCATCTCTAATAATACTTTTCCCCCAAATGAGGGGATTACTACCATTTGGCATCACAAAactagagggaaaaaaaagagcaaacaGAAACTGAAAGAAATTTGAGGTAATAATGTCATTTGGTATCCGAAAAAAGTACAGAAGGGGGAAGAGGGGGAGAGAAACAGGGAGATTGATAGACTGTGGATAGGAAACTCCAGTTTTCTCTCCCTAATATCTATCTCATACAAATTTATTATCCTTTCATCATCAAGAACAAGGGCCACTCTGCAGTTCCTATTTCAGTAAACTGCTCAAAAATGCTGGCAGGGCCAGCAAGTATGCCTGTGTATTGGTGCAAAATATGCACTCTTAAGGAGTGGATGCAATTGTTTACTT is part of the Quercus robur chromosome 9, dhQueRobu3.1, whole genome shotgun sequence genome and harbors:
- the LOC126700202 gene encoding protein MODIFYING WALL LIGNIN-2-like isoform X2, with translation MMERKVLLICFVAGFLGLLSAATGFGAEGTRIKSSQVQVTAISECVYPRSPAMALGLTSALSLMIAQIIINVSTGCICCKRNPHPSNSNWTVALICFVVSWFTFVIAFLLLLTGAALNDQHGDESAYFNYYCYVVKPGVFAGGAMLSLASVALGIIYYLTLTSAKNGDSLWGNPSTPNQGGIAMGQPQIPPGLAQSSTQDPVFVHEDTYIRRQFT